The Aedes albopictus strain Foshan chromosome 2, AalbF5, whole genome shotgun sequence region gaacttttttttccaaagtttgcgAAATACACACGGATCGAAACGATCATTCACCCTTCATAGAGatattaaaattcaattaaataAAACTATCAAAGTCTTAGAAGTTATTGCGATTAGTGTTAACCGCTCACGTACAACGTCATCATAAAACGAGATTgtggattctgttcgagcagatcttcgaagttttctatggcCAACCTTGCATCGGATCAGGAACCAGGACGACTGCTCCGCAAAATGAACTGTCAAGGACTGTGCACCAGCAACCACATTCTTCGCCTTGACCAAATTCTGAATCTTGCGTTCTATCTTCTATATCGTCACAACTAGAGATCACAACAGCAGATATTTTCCGTGCAGTTGAAtcacggaattttcgactagcgaagttggatttttctccaaatccaggCGTCGGTCCTAagttcggaagtggtgcgctgtatagtggaccaggtttactatacagcgcaccacttccgaagataggtccgacgcatggatttggagaaaaatccaacttcgctagtcgaaaactccgaattTCAACTCATTTGAGAATAGTTCCCAATCCGATCGCGTTCTGATTGATGAACGGCATTTCGTCGACATTATTGACATCAGGGCCTTATCGACGCGCTAACATCGACTGACCAAAACTCTTCATCATCAAGAATGTACGGTACCGGATGCCATGCCTACGACTGCCTCGATAAGACTTAGTTAGCTCGACTGAAGCAACATGCACGCTTCACCATTCCATATGCATGCTCAATCTCGAAGCAGTGTTGCCAGATGAGGGTGAGTTCGATAAGGCGCCTgttgaggactgctggagtacattcATAAAAGTTCAAAGGACGATCTTTGGTAATGTGCCGGAAAATGGTCCGTAGCGGaggagaatgaaccacgagcttgctgcactctacATAGTAGCAGTCAAATCATGCTCAATGAATTCAGCGGAATAACTGTTTCAACATCCCCAAGTGTTTTATGTCGAACAATGCAGAAATGGACTGTCTTGAGAGTTTAAGTAGTTTACACAAAGAGCCAAGATTGTGATTTTGAAACCAAGTTAGAACAGCATTAACATTTAATAACCTAAAAAGCGAATTTATTACTCAAGATTTCTTCTTTACGCTGAGTTGGTATCGATCCATTGACGGTAGTGAGAAATACCAACATAGACCGACGGGCGACCAACCGATCCGCAAGGCATCCATCCCCAAGACACAATACCGACCTGAGTCTGCACACCATTGGCGATGACGTACAGTGGGCCGCCGGAGTCTCCAGAGCAGGCAGAGATTCCTCCGGTCAATGGTCCGGTGCAAACGTTGGTTGGTCCCAGTGGGCTGTTTCCTGGTCCACCGTTGGCCACAACGCAGCTATCGTAATCGATGATGGGTTTCACGACCTTCTGCAGGATGGCAGGCATCGACGGTGTGTTGGTGGTGGAGGTGCTTCCCCATCCAGCGAGAGTAGCTGGGCCAGGCTGAGGTACAGCACCAGCTGGCTGCAGGTTAGCTGCTTGGACAAAGGCGTTGAAGTTCAGGTAACCAGCCAGGCGCATGACAGCCACATCCGATGGGTTGACTCCACCAAGGTATTCAGGGTGAACGATAGAAGCTTCAACGTTGATCACTTGTCGGGCACTTTCCTGATTGGTAATATCGTGAGATCCAGCCCAAATGGCGAAGCGGGCATTTTCGGGCGATTCAGTGATACAATGAGCAGCGGTCAGAACAAAGCGTTGGTTAATGATGGTTCCACCGCAGATGTGGGCCGACAGGGTAAGGATCAAACGTTGGATCGACACAATGCTTGGGAACTCATTGGGTAGAGCGTTGATACCACCGACCACACGTCCTCCACGGGCCAGCTCAATGTAGTCCGAGTCTTGAAAACGAATAATCACGTTACAAACTAACACAGATGCGCACAGATTGTTCTACTTACGAGGAGCAGCCGCAACGGCGGCAACCAAACACACCAAAAGCCCCAACAGTTTCATTTTCGCTGAACTACTGTAGGCTTTATCCAGAAGGACTGAGACTATTTATACCTTCTGGACATTTTACAACCAGAAGCACATTTCGGTAAACTGCTAACGGTAATCTGCTGATACGTAAGCGGGCGCTTATCATTTTGGACAACCCGCGTAATATTTGGGAAATTCACAGTTCCTACCAATAATCGCTCGACAACTACTTCTTTGTATCAATGTGGGAAGATACTGTTATCACCAAAAATTTCACTTTGATAAGTTTTACGCAGGTATAGGAAAGACTGCAAACGTaatgcaataaaacaaaatttgcgATATCATTATTTTGTTTGACTTTAAATTGTACACCAATCAGCCACCTGTTATAGCTGATATACCGCTCACTGTATAATATTATGATATATCCAAAATAAACACAACACCATCTCATACCAATCAAATATGCAGTTTATTGCAAACGAAACAGTCTATTTACGCTGAGTTTGTATCGATCCAATCACGATAGTGAGAAATGCCAACGTAGACCGATGGGCGTCCAACCGATCCACAAGGCATCCATCCCCAAGACACAATGCCGACCTGAGTCTGCACACCATTGGCGATGACGAACAGTGGACCACCGGAATCTCCAGAGCAGGCAGAGACTCCTCCAGTTAGAGGTCCAGTACAGACGTTGGTTGGTCCCAGTGGGCTATTTCCTGGTCCTCCGTTGGCTTCTGTGCAAGTATCGTAGTCAATGATGGGCTTCACGACCTTCTGCAAGATGGCGGGCATGGAAGGAACGGTTGTGGTGGAGGTGCTTCCCCATCCGGCAAGAGTAGCTGGTCCAGGCTGAGCGTGAGAACCGCCCGGCTGCAGAGTTGCTGCTTGGACAAAGGCGTTGAAGTTCAGGTAGCTCTGCAGACGCATAAGACCAACATCCGATGGGTTCACTCCACCGAGGTATTCCGGGTGAACGATGGTCTCCTCAACGTTGATGTTTTGACGGTTAGCTTCAGCAACGGTAATATCGTGCGATCCAGCCCAAATAGCAAAGCGGGCATTCTCAGGCGATTCAGTGATACAATGAGCAGCGGTCAGAACGAAGCGTTGGTTAATGATGGTTCCACCACAGATGTGGGCCGACAGGGTCAGGATCAGTCGTTGAACCGAAACGATGCTCGGGAACTCATTGGGCAGAGCGTTGATTCCACCGACCACGCGTCCTCCACGGGCCAGCTCGATGTAGTCCTTGTCTTAAAATTGAGTTGCAACGTTAGAATTTTACTCAAATATCTACAGAACGATTCTACTTACGAGGAGCAGCCGCAACGGCGGCGACCAAACACACCAATAGTCCTAGAAGTTTCATTTTTGCAATTCAACTGCAGCATGTGAGTGCAAGGCTCGTATTTATATGCAGTGCGATTTTGCAATACTTTTGATTATGCCCTCTGATGAGATTGCACCGCATTGCCTCTCTGATACCGAAGTGAATTTCAGATATTGGCATATGACGAGGTCCAGCTTATCATTGCGGGAAGACCAATGGGTAAGGCCAATGGGTTTTCACGACTTTCTTATTGCAATCGGAATCCTCTGGCGTTATTACATTACAACTGGATCAGAACCTACTCTCAATATGGTCATATCGTGTGCATTAGAAATTAGAACAACTTGAATGGAATATCCAATTCATCTATAAGAAGAATTAAGAAGATTCGCTTtatgaaatttaaataaaattttattcgCGCACTAACTATGGTAAATTCCGGCTACAACACTTTTCAAACTTATTATCGTCTGGTTTTTAATGGAGATATAGAGGTTTTATTCTTCTGCTTAAGACACATTTATGCATTAGTGGATTGTTCTGTAAAAATTTAGTCCTCGAACCCATTTGAACATAATCTGAGACTAGTACTATAACGTGTACCACTACACTACTATCGGCGCCATCGTCTGTTCATCACGTCATTTTGCCTCCCGTACCAAcatgattttcatttttcatttcatgCTCTATATAGCCCTTTCTGTTCCTGATGTACTTGAAATTCTCcgatctttcttcttcttctttatggctcgacgttagcattggaacttggcctgcctctcttcaactttgtgTACTTAGAGCTTTGACTGCCATTTCAAGAATTTGTTCATTgggtggcaagtacaatgatacactatgcccacggagtcgagaaaattattttcccgaccggaacgggaatccgccgtctccggattggtgatccacagccgtaaccactaggctaactggagaccccaaattcTATGATACAAGTTTCAAATTTGTAAGGATAGTCAAACAAGccctagggtaaccaatataatttggatccCCATATATCTTAGACCCCCATACAATTTTCACAGAATTAATGAAGAGATGATGAAAATGCTACCATCCGCTAaattagattgctctgcacgggcagcaatcatttcctcactggaaatagcattatttgccttgattttttttttgccaattttGTCATCCGAGCGAGTGCCGCGACATGTTTACGAAAAGAATGTTGGTCCCGAGGAAACTTACAGATGTCAAcaaaaccatttttatgtgaaattttgttcaaaaatggtttctgcaaaaaccaaaaaccctggccaagatcacagggttcgacggtattgaagtgaaggatgttaattgtaattcttgtaatgaaaatatcacctttaatactttaatgcgcctccaacggttcattgcgagccggctgctacagatggagtatggctgatttatcagaaatgctcgataaacaggagggacctgctggggcctagtagtttctatacccagaaaacagttctggtcgattgagtctgggaaggtttcgagagtcgttgtgaatcataatgcatttttttgtgtttcatgacgagtctcggaatcttttttgagtcagcagacattgaactgtttcctgggcttcccactattcggttaattttaacaaatacactatacaaatacaactttaattcaaatatgaaataattagtagtatctcgcgtattcaatttgctaatacatagttctcaacatttgatgtgctttcgtgattcaattttctctataattttcaatatcaatttaaaataactaagtaactaatagtgggaagtgcagcatttaacagtgcttgcttatagattcgaagctaacgtgtgatcaagacgaaatcgacaaaaactgactacttcgactttgactaacgtagactatttatgacaaattagatttttcgactgagtgtatgaaaggttttctttaatatggacttatttggaccgatgGTGATAGTGCTgatagggatgtggacgaaagacaactttcaaagataataaaaacaatactaaaatgaggatcaacgaaaatggagataacaaacacatcgactatctaacagatcataggcacaccaaagattactgaattgggcacagcataaatatgaacaataacattctttaaagcttgacatgacaaaaaaaaaacaaatacaaaattgaccatatgacaaaaccgaaactttcacaccttctaccgtaaccttctgagtcagtacgcaacagtgtcttactggacgacatgttccgtgcacggctggtgaactgcttctgaaggattacgtactctatcctatccaaaggcctagtgaactgtcgttgtccgcgcaaacgcgagacgcttgtgcgtacagtgatgggagaggtttctacgtccgtcggcgtgccgctaggaacctttcaaaaaaaaaaaaaaaaaaatggtttctgcaaaaaccaaaaacattttccactacacaaaaacatcagaagataccttgatccatactctacatgtgcacgataaccgattttgaaaatattgcttcgttatttaatgaaaaatcaaacaccaaaaagtgaggaaatgcttccagtttcgccttaaattcgCAACGTTCgactaatcagcctttgtcaatcaagtaattgggatgtgatccagcatattcaagtggcagatgcttcgaaaatagtttcaaacgggaTTAAAAACCGGTCCAAAATATATATCTAAGAGGGGTGTCTAAAACAGTAAAAacagatgcttcaaaaatcagttattttaatcAAACTTTCAGCCAATAATAACCTTGAGAGTAGTTTTAACGGAAAGTGGAGGCTTTAACgatcatctctctctcttcttggcgtaacgtcctcattgggacaaagcctgcttctcagtttagtgttctatgagcacttccacagttattaactgagagcttcctctgccaatgaccattttgcatgcgtatatcgtgtggcaggcacgaagatactctatgcccaaggaagtcaaggaaatttcctttacgaaacgatcctggaccgaccgggaatcgaacccgtcaccctcagcatggtcatgctgaatacccgtgcgtttaccgcctcggctatatggacccttacgatcatactaacatcatatattatgtgtaacaccctctgaatatGTTTGATGTTGACTTAAATTCAatctaatgtcctctaggggtccaaaattcgacaaGTTTCAAATTTGTAAGGGTAGtcagggcataatgagcacctacCCTGCAGTTTCACTGTAATTTTCCCAATATTTAGCACTTTAGATTTCAGCTCTGTAATAACGAAACACCTATCAAAAAAGGCATTTGCAGACTGAGTAAAATgcttgaattggcttctttatctgttttgaaataaacaaaaaaaaatcgcgtaacctaataaatcgaaagaaaaaaCTAAAGgaaatttattatgagatttaccctctacaaatcgcgtaaaaaagttGTGTAATAAATCGTGCAAGAAGTGcagaaaaaagtcgtgtaaataTGAATTTTGTGTTAGCTAtgcactgccgttctaagcatatctgtcccatgttgattttcagcatttttcacttttttcctccTATTAGTATAATTGTATGTGTACTTTtaagtaaacttgtaaaagtccttagtttgttctgaaatttcgaaaataaataccaagccatattgtcccattgttgcatTTCCAAGCATATATGTCCCACTACAAGAAATACagtcaaaaactgcgaaaagtaagcgtagaaatttcaaaattgcgttgtgtttcacagcataactgtcccgctgggaagtatttattcaaaaatgaaaTGTTTTTATTTGCGTTAAAAAAGGAAACTTTACTGATTCCACTTCAGATATAATCCATTTTAATAGAAATACGGCTGCCTGTGCCATAGTGGTACTGTAGTTGTTGGTCAATTAGAAAAATACGGTTTTAACTTTAATCGCTTTTTTCTCAGTTGCACATTTTcgaacatggtacagatatgcttagaacggcagtatggGCTAACACTAAATTCATctttacacgacttttttctgCACTTCTTGCACAATTTATTACACGAATTTTTTACGCGATTGACAGccctgaacatcccgggagcctctgcgATAGCTATTTTTAAGGCCGGAactgggccttacctacgctaaggactCCGCATATTCCACCACATcgatcggtgaccctttcctcatcgctagccgcagtccccggctgtcctacgaaaggaggccaaggactaggatcatgacgcagaaaaagcccctcgatgccCTGGTGGAACCTCTCTGAAGGTTGCTCTGTACGAGATATgatacctctcgtcttggccatcacgatcctgtaggcatcacctcacgaattcgtattggcactctgacagagaccctccaAGTATGCCtgtttgcttgcccttatctcggtcttcagcgtggCTTTTGCAACGGCGAACACCACCTTGTCGCCGTTCGCTTCGCACtttctcagatcgtgctcgcagcatccgccgcctagcccgtaggcaggcgcggtgcaggtccCCAATCGCTTGAATCCGCCAGTAAGTTTGTGGtcttccatttctagggtggactcgcctaggaatGGTCGAATCGCACGCACGCgcgagcaccgctaccagctcgtcgctgtCTAAATTATGTAAGTTTCGCTCAAGGCGGAGTGCCTCACTAAATACTCCTCCGTAGAAGTATGCTGTCTTCCATCTGCGAGGGCttagccttggcctagccgcatcTTCCTCTACCCACTGCCtgctgttgtagtcgatactgtagcaaacagccaggtgatcgctgtgagtgtaactACACTCTACTCTTCAGTGCgagctacttgttaggccagaactACACAAAGTAATGTAAATAATCGActtcgcaccgttccgactaaaggtactaaAGGTAGCCaggtatggccagtgtctctagcaggatctgacccagcttattcgtgaaacggcttccccattccacggcccaggcattgaagtcacccgctattaccaccaccCCTCACCCTGTCAACACGATCTTCATactgtccagcatctgcgtgaactgctcgatcggccaccgcggaggcgcataacagatACAGAAGAAGACCCTGCTCACTctggcgatcacgaagccctcATAAGTAGTCTAGATATCAACTCCTCGACGGCGTATTtactcgtcgtccatatcgccggtATGGACTTCGGAACTTAGTATGAACCTGCTAAGATGAcgatatccgtcctccactcagaaaccgcctgacaaagcagttgctgagctgcgtcacagtggttcaggttcagttaCGTAacatgcactgtgatttgttcactacggctttcttgaaggtCGGGCATCTTGGACCTCCCGTTAAGTGCTTGTTGTTCACGGTTTTTCCAGAACAAATCaaacagatgggtggactcgtgcaaatgttacttttccttacggaataatatgtagaacggactatttttccgcgcagaaaaactacagctcttttagtttacaagggaggcgttaccagtgtaaaactattttccttacttgcctgcacaagtaattttgaagcgaaaccactatttggccattacatgccctatatttttgcacagtaatagaaactagccatatgggaaaaaacgatcaaatgtatgcaaaaaagaaaaattttaaatgtttggacgtaggagatgctgtaattgaccctaccatttaTTATTTGAAGGTAtgtaaatatatgccaaacatctttattgaataccgtaaagtgacccgacgtatgcgaaaatagtagtttacgcaacaaggtgcagaatgaagatttttacagcacgagttgtacacttatccaacgaggcttgccgagttggataagtacgacgagtgctgtaaaaatcgagttctgcaccgagatgcgtacaacgttttttgcaatttcataaattaccacttgaggatagtttttaacaaaactttttcttcagactgcacactgatgttcatagccatgattaaggaagtctaATCATAGCAGGTATAGCAGGTAATACTGTGCAGCTGTCACAATttatcaaacctgcgtccagaaagcatcaagaagttgatcaaaactgaaaacagtgctgtaatggttcattacgcaacgcaaatcagtgctgtaatgaaccattacagcactgataatttagtgtgggaaagtaggccttttcctgtcagatttgcgtgaggtaaaacagcctattacgatgagaaattgcaaaaaagttatacccttaacAAAGTGTGGCGTGATATAGAGATTTACaaattgatgatattactttgcatgcgtaggtaaacaataagagtttttagcctatggtgccaaagctctcgagcagatccacctttcctcgaaaactgtgccttgtatataaataatcaccattgcagtacagaacaaacgaaatagtagtttacgcaacaaagtgcagaatgacgatctttacagcacgagtcgtacatttatccaacgaggcttgccgagttcgataattacgacgagtgctggaaaaatcgagttctgcaccgagttgcgtacaacgtttttttgcaatttcataaattacccttgaggatagttttcaacaaaactttttcatcaaactgcacactgatgttcatagtcaatgtttaagaaaatctgatcataatagattatactgtgcagttgtcacaatttttcataactgcgtccagaaagcatcaagttgaccaaaactgaaaacagtgctgtaatggttcattacgcaacgcaaatcagtgctgtaatgaatcattacagcactgtttattaggtgtgggaaagtacccaagtaaccaaaagttcagataaaaggatactttataagctaagcagcttgttcgaggtcgctcattagccttctaagcagcttcatttttaagtaattttggaacttgaaagttcacataagcacgctggatagccttctaagcagcttctgacagaactttgtcaaaattcatgcagaaacaaaaatgt contains the following coding sequences:
- the LOC109430134 gene encoding trypsin-1, encoding MKLLGLLVCLVAAVAAAPHSDYIELARGGRVVGGINALPNEFPSIVSIQRLILTLSAHICGGTIINQRFVLTAAHCITESPENARFAIWAGSHDITNQESARQVINVEASIVHPEYLGGVNPSDVAVMRLAGYLNFNAFVQAANLQPAGAVPQPGPATLAGWGSTSTTNTPSMPAILQKVVKPIIDYDSCVVANGGPGNSPLGPTNVCTGPLTGGISACSGDSGGPLYVIANGVQTQVGIVSWGWMPCGSVGRPSVYVGISHYRQWIDTNSA
- the LOC115266823 gene encoding transmembrane protease serine 9; translated protein: MIKAVILCLCLATAFALSTDSKDTRVAGGVNALAGEYPYIVSIQRTFLFVTSHICGGSILNPFHVITAAQCFFSQTSGRFRVQAGKLTLNQFEATEQTVNVLMTSIHPNYTGQALSPYDVAIVRLQSPFGFNEFIQPIVLPILNTVPAGIVRFAGWGSTSLGLLPSTPSSLQQVRVAIFPNQECQLMMGGFLPITSANVCLGPMTGGIGACSGDAGGPVVQVVNNQNVLVGIIAWHTTPCGVAGVPSVATNVAGLNEWILENSKMKLLGLLVCLVAAVAAAPHKDYIELARGGRVVGGINALPNEFPSIVSVQRLILTLSAHICGGTIINQRFVLTAAHCITESPENARFAIWAGSHDITVAEANRQNINVEETIVHPEYLGGVNPSDVGLMRLQSYLNFNAFVQAATLQPGGSHAQPGPATLAGWGSTSTTTVPSMPAILQKVVKPIIDYDTCTEANGGPGNSPLGPTNVCTGPLTGGVSACSGDSGGPLFVIANGVQTQVGIVSWGWMPCGSVGRPSVYVGISHYRDWIDTNSA